A region of Streptomyces paludis DNA encodes the following proteins:
- a CDS encoding ATP-dependent DNA helicase UvrD2, translating to MTSATYSPLFPEESGGGQVVAPPPDADAVLDGLDPEQREVATALHGPVCVLAGAGTGKTRAITHRIAYGVRAGILQPGSILAVTFTNRAAGEMRGRLRQLGAGGVQARTFHSAALRQLQFFWPKAVGGELPRLLDRKIQLVAEAAARCRIRLDRNELRDVTSEIEWAKVTQTVPADYPAAVAKSLREPPRDPAEIGQLYGMYEQLKRDRSVIDFEDVLLLTVGILQDRHDIADQIRRQYQHFVVDEYQDVSPLQQRLLDLWLGERESLCVVGDASQTIYSFTGATPDHLLNFRTRHPGATVVKLVRDYRSTPQVVQLANGLLNQARGRAAEHRLELISQRAAGPEPVRTEYGDEPAEAEGTARRIRDLIASGVPAGEIAVLFRINAQSEVYEQALADAGVPYQLRGAERFFERQEVREAGAALRGAARFGGNDALLDDVVELPSQVRAVLSTKGWTTEPPAGSGAVRDRWESLAAIVRLAEDFVRARPDATLSDLVAELDERAAAQHAPTVQGVTLASLHAAKGLEWDAVFLVGLTEGMMPITYAKTDEQVEEERRLLYVGVTRARVHLSLSWALSRSPGGRATRRPTRFLSGLRPGSGASGARDFRTGSGVTAERGPARRKQRGPARCRVCRKTLTDAGEMKLMRCEDCPSDMDEGLYERLRDWRADQAERLSQPAYCVFTDKTLMAIAETVPGSAGELAVISGVGVRKMDRFGADVLAICAGEEGVGSDGDG from the coding sequence GTGACATCAGCAACGTACTCCCCACTCTTCCCGGAGGAATCCGGCGGCGGCCAGGTCGTGGCCCCGCCGCCGGACGCCGACGCGGTGCTCGACGGGCTCGACCCCGAGCAGCGCGAGGTGGCGACGGCCCTCCACGGGCCGGTGTGCGTGCTGGCCGGGGCCGGCACGGGCAAGACGCGCGCCATCACGCACCGGATCGCGTACGGGGTGCGGGCGGGGATCCTCCAGCCCGGCAGCATCCTGGCCGTCACGTTCACCAACCGCGCGGCGGGCGAGATGCGCGGGCGGCTGCGGCAGCTCGGCGCGGGCGGTGTCCAGGCGCGCACATTCCACTCGGCCGCGCTGCGCCAGCTCCAGTTCTTCTGGCCGAAGGCGGTCGGCGGCGAGCTGCCGAGGCTGCTGGACCGCAAGATCCAGCTGGTCGCCGAGGCCGCCGCCCGCTGCCGTATCCGGCTGGACCGGAACGAGCTGCGGGACGTCACGAGCGAGATCGAGTGGGCGAAGGTCACCCAGACGGTCCCCGCCGACTATCCGGCCGCCGTGGCCAAGTCCCTGCGCGAGCCGCCGCGCGATCCGGCGGAGATCGGTCAGCTCTACGGGATGTACGAGCAGCTGAAGCGCGACCGCTCGGTGATCGACTTCGAGGACGTCCTGCTGCTGACGGTCGGCATCCTCCAGGACCGGCACGACATCGCGGACCAGATCCGCCGCCAGTACCAGCACTTCGTGGTGGACGAGTACCAGGACGTCAGCCCGCTCCAGCAGCGGCTGCTGGATCTGTGGCTGGGGGAGCGGGAGAGCCTGTGCGTCGTCGGTGACGCCAGCCAGACGATCTACTCCTTCACCGGTGCCACCCCCGACCACCTGCTGAACTTCCGCACCCGCCATCCGGGCGCGACGGTGGTGAAGCTGGTCCGCGACTACCGGTCCACCCCCCAGGTCGTCCAGCTGGCCAACGGCCTGCTGAACCAGGCGCGCGGCCGGGCCGCCGAGCACCGGCTGGAGCTGATCTCCCAGCGCGCGGCCGGCCCCGAGCCGGTCCGTACGGAGTACGGGGACGAGCCCGCCGAGGCCGAGGGCACCGCGCGCCGGATCCGGGACCTGATCGCCTCCGGCGTCCCGGCCGGCGAGATCGCCGTGCTCTTCCGCATCAACGCCCAGTCGGAGGTCTACGAACAGGCCCTGGCCGACGCGGGCGTGCCGTATCAGCTCCGGGGGGCCGAGCGGTTCTTCGAGCGCCAGGAGGTGCGCGAGGCGGGCGCGGCGCTGCGCGGCGCCGCCCGCTTCGGGGGGAACGACGCGCTGCTCGACGATGTCGTCGAGCTGCCCTCGCAGGTGCGGGCCGTGCTCTCGACCAAGGGCTGGACCACCGAACCTCCGGCGGGTTCGGGGGCCGTCCGGGACCGCTGGGAGTCGCTGGCCGCGATCGTCCGGCTCGCCGAGGACTTCGTCCGGGCCAGGCCGGACGCCACGCTGTCCGATCTGGTGGCCGAGCTGGACGAGCGGGCCGCCGCACAGCACGCGCCGACGGTGCAGGGTGTCACGCTCGCCTCGCTCCACGCGGCGAAGGGCCTGGAGTGGGACGCCGTCTTCCTGGTCGGGCTCACGGAGGGGATGATGCCCATCACCTACGCCAAGACCGACGAGCAGGTCGAGGAGGAGCGCCGGCTGCTCTATGTGGGGGTCACCCGGGCGAGGGTTCATCTCTCGCTCTCCTGGGCGCTCTCGCGCTCTCCGGGGGGCCGGGCGACCCGGCGGCCCACCCGCTTCCTGAGCGGGCTCCGGCCGGGCTCCGGCGCCTCCGGCGCCCGGGACTTCCGGACGGGCTCCGGCGTGACGGCGGAGCGCGGCCCGGCCCGGCGCAAGCAGCGCGGTCCCGCGCGCTGCCGGGTCTGCCGCAAGACCCTCACCGACGCCGGGGAGATGAAGCTCATGCGCTGCGAGGACTGCCCGTCGGACATGGACGAGGGGCTGTACGAGCGGCTGCGCGACTGGCGCGCGGACCAGGCGGAGCGGCTGAGCCAGCCCGCCTACTGCGTGTTCACCGACAAGACGCTGATGGCGATCGCGGAGACCGTGCCGGGCAGCGCGGGCGAGCTGGCGGTGATCTCCGGCGTCGGTGTCCGGAAGATGGACCGGTTCGGAGCGGATGTGCTGGCGATCTGCGCAGGTGAGGAGGGTGTGGGGAGCGATGGGGACGGCTGA
- a CDS encoding WhiB family transcriptional regulator, translated as MQLEAHAPSVPPSETNSPPVPTEDSTLTPLTALTALDDAIENLGVPVPCRAYDPEVFFAESPADVEYAKALCGTCPLIEACLAGAKERREPWGVWGGELFVQGVVVARKRPRGRPRKNPVSA; from the coding sequence GTGCAACTCGAAGCGCACGCCCCGTCCGTACCGCCTTCCGAAACGAACTCCCCGCCCGTCCCCACGGAGGACTCCACCTTGACCCCCCTGACCGCGCTCACCGCGCTCGACGACGCCATCGAGAACCTGGGCGTACCCGTCCCCTGCCGTGCCTACGACCCGGAGGTCTTCTTCGCGGAGTCCCCGGCCGACGTGGAGTACGCCAAGGCCCTCTGCGGCACCTGCCCGCTGATCGAGGCATGCCTCGCCGGCGCCAAGGAGCGGCGCGAGCCGTGGGGTGTGTGGGGCGGCGAACTCTTCGTCCAGGGCGTGGTCGTAGCCCGGAAGCGTCCCCGTGGACGCCCGCGCAAGAACCCGGTCTCGGCATGA
- a CDS encoding ABC1 kinase family protein, giving the protein MSDLPRKAVTRTAKLATLPLGFAGRATWGLGKRIGGKSAEIVSRELQQRTADQLFKVLGELKGGAMKFGQALSVFESALPEEIAGPYRAALTKLQDAAPPMPTRTVHAVLAERLGEEWRELFLEFEDKPSAAASIGQVHRAVWHDGREVAVKVQYPGAGEALLSDLTQLSRFARLLGPLIPGMDIKPLITELRDRVSEELDYALEAEAQRAHAVEFADDPDVVVPDVVHQGEQVLVTEWMEGVPLAEVITGGTPALRDRAGQLLARFLFSGPARTGLLHADPHPGNFRLLPPADGGEDSGDGSGDESAYRLGVLDFGTVDRLPGGLPGIIGEALRMALEGDAQVVYDRLCEEGFVKGSVDLDPDGVLEYLLPIIEPTAVEEFTFTRGWMREQATRIGDPRSPAHQLGKQLNLPPAYLLIHRVTLSTIGVLCQLNATVRLRDELESWLPGFLPDPDPEQVSDTEQTPVSETVPEAVSLEKSAGGVAVEADA; this is encoded by the coding sequence ATGTCCGATCTTCCCCGCAAGGCGGTCACCCGCACCGCGAAGCTGGCCACCCTGCCACTGGGTTTCGCGGGCCGGGCCACCTGGGGTCTGGGCAAGCGGATCGGCGGGAAGTCCGCCGAGATCGTTTCCCGGGAATTGCAGCAGCGCACCGCCGACCAGCTCTTCAAGGTCCTCGGGGAGCTGAAGGGCGGGGCGATGAAGTTCGGGCAGGCGCTGTCCGTCTTCGAGTCGGCGCTGCCCGAGGAGATCGCCGGGCCCTACCGGGCCGCGCTCACCAAACTCCAGGACGCCGCCCCGCCCATGCCGACCCGGACGGTTCACGCGGTGCTGGCGGAGCGGCTGGGTGAGGAGTGGCGGGAGCTGTTCCTCGAATTCGAGGACAAGCCGTCGGCCGCCGCGTCGATCGGACAGGTGCACCGGGCGGTGTGGCACGACGGACGCGAGGTCGCGGTCAAGGTGCAGTACCCGGGGGCCGGGGAGGCGCTGCTCTCCGATCTCACCCAGCTGAGCCGGTTCGCCAGGCTGCTGGGGCCGCTGATCCCGGGGATGGACATCAAGCCGCTGATCACCGAGTTGCGGGACCGGGTCTCCGAGGAGCTGGACTACGCGCTGGAGGCCGAGGCCCAGCGGGCGCACGCGGTGGAGTTCGCGGACGATCCGGATGTGGTGGTGCCGGATGTGGTGCACCAGGGCGAACAGGTGCTGGTCACCGAGTGGATGGAGGGCGTGCCGCTGGCGGAGGTGATCACCGGAGGCACCCCCGCGCTGCGGGACCGGGCGGGACAGTTGCTGGCGCGGTTCCTGTTCTCGGGCCCGGCGCGTACGGGGCTGCTGCACGCGGATCCGCATCCGGGGAACTTCCGGCTGCTGCCGCCGGCGGACGGCGGGGAGGACAGCGGAGACGGGAGCGGGGACGAGAGCGCGTACCGGCTCGGGGTGCTGGACTTCGGCACGGTGGACCGGCTGCCGGGCGGGCTGCCCGGGATCATCGGTGAGGCGCTGCGGATGGCGCTGGAGGGCGATGCCCAGGTGGTGTACGACCGGCTGTGCGAGGAGGGGTTCGTCAAGGGATCCGTCGATCTCGACCCCGATGGTGTGCTGGAGTATCTGCTGCCGATCATCGAACCGACGGCGGTGGAGGAGTTCACCTTCACCCGCGGCTGGATGCGCGAGCAGGCCACCCGGATCGGCGACCCGCGCTCGCCCGCCCATCAGCTGGGCAAGCAGCTGAATCTGCCCCCGGCGTATCTGCTGATCCACCGGGTCACACTGAGCACGATCGGGGTGCTCTGTCAGTTGAACGCGACGGTCCGGCTCCGGGACGAGCTGGAGTCGTGGCTTCCGGGCTTCCTGCCGGACCCCGACCCGGAGCAGGTTTCGGACACAGAGCAGACGCCGGTGTCGGAGACGGTGCCGGAGGCGGTGTCGCTGGAGAAGAGCGCGGGCGGGGTCGCGGTCGAGGCGGACGCCTGA
- a CDS encoding TOMM precursor leader peptide-binding protein, with translation MHPMVKPALRRAWRERQTVQFGVTPAHAVLVGPVDTATGSFLELLDGTRGLPLLREEARAMGLPDGQADALVRRLTAAGLIDDVGAGGAAADALRRRAETVDRLRPDLASLSVVHPEPGAGMRRLAARRTMRVQVRGAGRVGAAVAAALAASGVGRVDVLDGGHALAEDVAPGGLPAEAVGERRDAAAGRLVRRSAPGRAPRDSEFTAARGGPEPGLSLVIVAPRDGLAAYAPDPVTADPWIATGTPHLYAGVIEATGLVGPLVLPGGSACAGCVARRRADRDPGWPRMLAQWRSGRAPAAAVPAADLGLATTVAGLTVAHALSFLDGELPGSIGARWEVSLPLLDWRPERIAPHPECPCGAAGSGEGVRVSETGASHDTMAG, from the coding sequence ATGCATCCGATGGTGAAGCCCGCGCTGCGGCGGGCCTGGCGGGAGCGGCAGACGGTGCAGTTCGGGGTCACCCCCGCGCACGCGGTTCTGGTGGGTCCGGTCGATACGGCGACGGGCAGCTTTCTGGAGCTGTTGGACGGGACGCGCGGACTGCCGTTGCTGCGGGAGGAGGCCCGTGCGATGGGGCTGCCCGACGGGCAGGCGGACGCGCTGGTGCGGCGGCTGACGGCGGCGGGGCTGATCGACGACGTGGGCGCGGGCGGCGCGGCGGCCGACGCGCTGCGGCGGCGGGCGGAGACGGTCGACCGGCTGCGGCCCGATCTCGCGTCGCTCTCCGTCGTCCACCCGGAGCCCGGGGCGGGGATGCGGCGGCTGGCGGCGCGGCGGACCATGCGGGTGCAGGTGCGGGGTGCGGGCCGGGTCGGGGCGGCCGTGGCGGCGGCGCTCGCGGCGTCCGGGGTGGGCCGGGTCGATGTGCTGGACGGCGGCCACGCGCTGGCGGAGGACGTGGCGCCGGGCGGGCTGCCCGCCGAGGCAGTCGGTGAGCGCAGGGACGCGGCGGCCGGGCGGCTGGTGAGGCGGTCGGCGCCGGGGCGGGCGCCGAGGGACTCGGAGTTCACGGCGGCCCGGGGCGGTCCGGAGCCCGGGCTCTCCCTGGTGATCGTCGCGCCCCGGGACGGGCTCGCCGCGTATGCCCCCGATCCGGTGACGGCGGACCCGTGGATCGCCACGGGCACCCCGCATCTCTATGCGGGAGTGATCGAGGCCACAGGACTGGTGGGACCGCTGGTGCTGCCCGGCGGCTCGGCGTGCGCGGGCTGTGTGGCCCGGCGGCGGGCGGACCGTGATCCGGGGTGGCCGCGCATGCTGGCGCAGTGGCGCTCCGGCCGGGCACCCGCCGCGGCCGTACCCGCCGCTGACCTCGGGCTGGCCACCACGGTGGCGGGGCTGACGGTGGCTCACGCGCTGTCGTTCCTGGACGGGGAGCTGCCCGGCAGTATCGGTGCCCGCTGGGAGGTGTCGCTCCCGCTGCTGGACTGGCGACCGGAGCGAATTGCTCCGCATCCGGAGTGCCCGTGCGGTGCGGCGGGAAGCGGAGAGGGGGTGCGCGTCTCGGAGACCGGGGCATCACACGACACAATGGCGGGGTAA
- a CDS encoding M48 metallopeptidase family protein — protein MSADPASRRSATSAVEVRRSARRRRTVSAYREGDRTIVLIPARMSEAEEQRWVTVMLDKLAAQENKRLLGDDALTERAERLSTQYFDGRARPLTVRWVTNQNTRWGSCTPAEGSIRLSHRLQGMPEYVIDYVLVHELAHLLVPGHGPDFWRLLEAYPRTERARGYLEGVVAAERLPQLPDADEE, from the coding sequence GTGTCCGCCGATCCTGCCTCCAGACGCTCGGCGACGAGCGCTGTCGAGGTCCGCAGAAGCGCCCGCCGCAGAAGAACGGTCTCGGCCTACCGCGAGGGCGACCGGACCATCGTGCTGATCCCCGCCCGTATGTCGGAGGCGGAGGAACAGCGCTGGGTGACGGTCATGCTGGACAAACTCGCCGCGCAGGAGAACAAACGGCTCCTCGGCGACGACGCCCTGACCGAGCGGGCCGAGCGGCTCTCCACCCAGTACTTCGACGGCAGGGCCCGTCCGCTCACCGTCCGCTGGGTCACCAACCAGAACACCCGCTGGGGCTCCTGCACCCCCGCCGAGGGCAGCATCCGGCTCTCGCACCGCCTCCAGGGCATGCCCGAGTACGTCATCGACTACGTCCTCGTCCACGAGCTGGCCCATCTGCTCGTACCGGGACACGGCCCGGACTTCTGGCGGCTGCTGGAGGCGTATCCGCGCACCGAGCGGGCGCGCGGCTATCTCGAAGGAGTGGTGGCCGCCGAGCGGCTGCCGCAACTCCCCGACGCCGACGAGGAATGA
- a CDS encoding TerD family protein encodes MAREFQRGHKARVSDLTAGTDLYVGVRIDAPGLTFDISCFGLDEAEQLSDDRYFIFFNQPASPEESLQLLGAQAGDTESFRVTLDRVPAAIHKLSFTATIDGAGQMSDIGPGYIRIVAGGEEVVRYAFTGTEFTTERAVMLGDFYRKDVWRFAAVGQGFDGGLDALLKNFGGEIAEEETPDAPPEPPSAGPVPGFAVPTGSAAPAPAPVATPPPAPAFVPAPAPAFPSVHTAQTIVAPLSPPPVGAVPPPPVPPPAPAPYGQPVPAPYGGPPPGASYGGAPHGVPQGPPPGGAGLAAALQPYRELPTGQRWTVQNSQLVRVDLGTGGTPVLARQGSMVMYQGKVDFGYKGAGFTGRIVGNATGQEMQLMRCTGKGQVFLAEEGAHLHPVELQGDGICVSAENVLAFDEGLHYEVRRIEGHGIPGGALFTMVFQGTGTVVVKTHGTPVVLPVTPTTFADANAVVAWSAASQVIVSSQVRLRRNAYPGHSGETVNLQFRGAPGNFIVVQPYEV; translated from the coding sequence ATGGCCAGGGAATTCCAGCGCGGTCACAAGGCCAGGGTCAGCGATCTCACCGCGGGTACGGATCTGTATGTGGGCGTGCGGATCGACGCCCCCGGACTGACCTTCGACATCAGCTGCTTCGGTCTCGACGAGGCCGAACAGCTCTCGGACGACCGCTACTTCATCTTCTTCAACCAGCCGGCGTCCCCCGAGGAATCCCTCCAGCTGCTGGGCGCCCAGGCAGGTGACACCGAGTCCTTCAGGGTGACGCTGGACCGCGTCCCCGCGGCCATCCACAAGCTCTCCTTCACCGCGACCATCGACGGCGCCGGACAGATGTCCGACATCGGCCCCGGCTATATCCGGATCGTCGCGGGCGGCGAGGAGGTCGTCCGGTACGCCTTCACCGGCACGGAGTTCACCACCGAGCGCGCCGTGATGCTCGGCGACTTCTACCGCAAGGACGTCTGGCGCTTCGCCGCCGTCGGCCAGGGCTTCGACGGCGGACTCGACGCCCTCCTGAAGAACTTCGGCGGCGAGATCGCCGAGGAGGAGACCCCGGACGCGCCGCCCGAGCCGCCGTCCGCCGGCCCGGTCCCGGGCTTCGCCGTGCCCACCGGAAGCGCCGCCCCGGCGCCCGCCCCGGTGGCGACGCCGCCCCCCGCCCCCGCGTTCGTACCCGCTCCGGCCCCCGCGTTCCCGTCCGTGCACACCGCGCAGACCATCGTGGCGCCGCTGTCCCCGCCGCCCGTCGGCGCCGTACCGCCCCCGCCCGTTCCCCCGCCCGCCCCCGCCCCGTACGGCCAGCCCGTACCGGCGCCGTACGGCGGGCCGCCGCCGGGCGCGTCCTACGGAGGTGCTCCGCACGGCGTGCCGCAGGGGCCGCCGCCGGGCGGCGCCGGTCTGGCGGCAGCCCTCCAGCCGTACCGCGAACTGCCCACCGGGCAGCGCTGGACCGTGCAGAACAGCCAACTGGTCCGCGTCGACCTCGGCACCGGCGGCACCCCGGTCCTCGCCCGCCAGGGCAGCATGGTCATGTACCAGGGCAAGGTCGACTTCGGCTACAAGGGCGCCGGTTTCACCGGCCGGATCGTCGGCAACGCCACCGGCCAGGAGATGCAGCTGATGCGCTGCACGGGCAAGGGACAGGTCTTCCTCGCGGAGGAGGGCGCGCATCTGCACCCCGTCGAACTCCAGGGGGACGGCATCTGTGTCTCCGCGGAGAACGTCCTCGCCTTTGACGAGGGACTCCACTACGAGGTCCGCCGCATCGAGGGCCACGGCATCCCCGGCGGCGCCCTGTTCACCATGGTCTTCCAGGGCACCGGCACCGTGGTCGTGAAGACCCACGGCACCCCGGTGGTGCTCCCCGTCACCCCCACCACCTTCGCCGACGCCAACGCCGTCGTCGCCTGGTCGGCCGCGTCCCAGGTGATCGTCTCGAGCCAGGTCAGACTGCGCAGGAACGCGTACCCGGGCCACAGCGGAGAGACCGTGAACCTCCAGTTCCGGGGCGCCCCCGGCAACTTCATCGTCGTCCAGCCGTACGAGGTCTGA
- a CDS encoding AIM24 family protein produces MNQQLTGYAPTPVAARMENHGHAMLKVAMATGQDLYARTGSMVAYEGFVQYEPNPPAIRQIASQWVTGESTPLMKCSGDGLLYLADYGADVVVINLDNDALSVNGTNLLAFDAHLQWGVERVKGLAKFAGQGLWNVQISGTGWVALTSRGTPVVVDCGRGEDETYVDPDALVAWSPALKVKGKRSFKASALIGRGSGEAFQMAFSGQGIVVVQPSEDSTDRLRIQG; encoded by the coding sequence ATGAACCAGCAGCTCACGGGCTACGCGCCCACCCCCGTCGCGGCCCGTATGGAGAACCACGGCCACGCCATGCTCAAGGTCGCCATGGCCACCGGCCAGGACCTGTACGCGCGCACCGGCTCGATGGTCGCCTACGAGGGCTTCGTCCAGTACGAGCCCAACCCGCCCGCCATCCGCCAGATCGCCTCCCAGTGGGTCACCGGCGAGAGCACCCCCCTGATGAAGTGCTCCGGCGACGGACTGCTCTATCTCGCCGACTACGGCGCGGATGTCGTCGTCATCAACCTCGACAACGACGCGCTGTCCGTCAACGGCACCAATCTGCTGGCCTTCGACGCACATCTCCAGTGGGGCGTCGAACGCGTGAAGGGGCTCGCCAAGTTCGCCGGCCAGGGCCTGTGGAACGTACAGATCTCCGGGACCGGCTGGGTCGCCCTGACCTCGCGCGGCACCCCGGTCGTCGTGGACTGCGGGCGCGGCGAGGACGAGACCTACGTCGACCCCGACGCGCTGGTCGCCTGGTCGCCGGCGCTCAAGGTGAAGGGCAAGCGCAGCTTCAAGGCGTCCGCGCTGATCGGGCGGGGCAGCGGCGAGGCATTCCAGATGGCGTTCTCGGGCCAGGGCATCGTGGTCGTCCAGCCCAGCGAGGACAGCACCGACCGACTGCGGATCCAGGGCTGA
- a CDS encoding AIM24 family protein, with protein MQSPLFAHTEQQSADRYVVQNPQLLRVALTGQEDVLARKGAMVAYQGLIDFDGEYESHTRQHARAHTGEGLELMRCSGQGTVYLANLAQYIHVVDVGQDGIAVDSDYVLALDSALHTEIVAVDSQYGISGSGKYQLTVSGRGKVALMTSGPPLMMSVTPDKYVNADADAVVAWSAGLRVQMQAQTHSSGVLRRRGSTGEGWELSFLGEGFALVQPSEVMPPQGAEIGRGLAAQYGVGRQGAHGQNLSNDWGR; from the coding sequence ATGCAGAGCCCCCTTTTCGCCCACACGGAACAGCAGTCCGCGGACCGCTACGTCGTACAGAACCCCCAGCTCCTGCGGGTCGCGCTGACCGGACAGGAGGACGTCCTCGCCCGCAAGGGCGCGATGGTCGCCTATCAGGGACTGATCGACTTCGACGGGGAGTACGAGTCCCACACCCGGCAGCACGCCCGCGCGCACACCGGTGAGGGGCTGGAGCTGATGCGCTGCTCCGGGCAGGGCACCGTCTATTTGGCCAACCTCGCCCAGTACATCCATGTCGTGGACGTCGGCCAGGACGGCATCGCGGTGGACAGCGACTACGTTCTCGCGCTCGACTCCGCGCTGCACACCGAAATCGTCGCCGTGGACAGCCAGTACGGAATCTCCGGCTCCGGCAAGTACCAGCTCACCGTCTCGGGCCGGGGCAAGGTCGCCCTGATGACCTCGGGCCCGCCCCTGATGATGAGCGTCACGCCCGACAAGTACGTCAACGCGGACGCCGACGCCGTGGTCGCCTGGTCCGCCGGACTGCGCGTCCAGATGCAGGCCCAGACGCACTCCTCGGGGGTGCTGCGGCGGCGCGGCAGCACCGGTGAGGGCTGGGAGCTGAGCTTCCTCGGGGAGGGCTTCGCCCTCGTCCAGCCCAGCGAGGTCATGCCGCCGCAGGGCGCGGAGATCGGCCGGGGACTCGCCGCGCAGTACGGCGTCGGCCGGCAGGGCGCGCACGGCCAGAACCTCAGCAACGACTGGGGCCGCTGA
- a CDS encoding NUDIX hydrolase has translation MSLHDDAVLVLKEYEDQPELSGLYLDHLAAHPDGMWKACGAGHLTASALVIDPARERVLLTLHKKFGMWLQMGGHCEPGDRTLLRAALREAMEESGILDLRPLSERPVRLDRHPIPAPCHWHMDVQYAALAPAGAVERISDESLDLRWFTYDEVREIADASVVRLLEHTLAALDG, from the coding sequence GTGAGCCTGCACGACGACGCCGTCCTCGTACTGAAGGAGTACGAGGACCAGCCGGAGCTGAGCGGGCTCTATCTGGACCATCTGGCGGCCCATCCCGACGGTATGTGGAAGGCGTGCGGGGCCGGGCATCTGACGGCCAGCGCGCTGGTGATCGATCCGGCGCGGGAGCGGGTGCTGCTGACCCTGCACAAGAAGTTCGGCATGTGGCTCCAGATGGGCGGCCACTGCGAGCCCGGTGACCGGACCCTGCTGCGGGCCGCTCTGCGGGAGGCCATGGAGGAGTCCGGGATCCTGGATCTGCGCCCGCTGTCGGAGCGGCCCGTACGGCTGGACCGGCACCCCATCCCGGCCCCCTGCCACTGGCACATGGATGTCCAGTACGCGGCGCTGGCGCCGGCCGGGGCGGTCGAGCGGATCAGCGACGAGTCGCTCGATCTGCGCTGGTTCACCTACGACGAGGTGCGGGAGATCGCCGACGCCTCGGTCGTGCGGCTGCTGGAGCACACCCTGGCCGCGCTGGACGGCTGA
- a CDS encoding zinc-dependent metalloprotease, giving the protein MSDTPFGFGLPPEEPEDGDGKKKDPAGGGQGAGGQGGAGNPFAGFGLPGAGGAGGADNPFAAMFGSLNPNDLGAAFQQLGQMLSYEGGPVNWDMAKQIARQTVAQGTPDGTKDASVGPAERSAVEEAVRLADIWLDGVTSLPSGANMAVAWSRAEWVEATLPAWQQLVDPVAERVGTAMGEVLPEEMQSVAGPLIGMMRSMGGAMFGQQIGQAVGVLAGEVVGSTDIGLPLGPANRAALLPLNIEAFSKDLGVPKDEIRLYLALREAAHQRLFAHVPWLRSHMFGAVEGYARGIKVDTSKLEDVVGQFDPSNPEGLQEALQQGMFQPEDTPEQKAALARLETALALVEGWVDAVVHEAAKQRLTGADALRETLRRRRASGGPAEQTFATLIGLQLRPRRLRDASRLWASLTDARGVDGRDRLWEHPDMLPTASDLDDPDGFVHHEQADFSELDKMLGEAARGEQGGTKDTPKTDPAQDPKTDPKDDTDK; this is encoded by the coding sequence GTGAGTGACACCCCATTCGGATTCGGCCTTCCGCCGGAGGAGCCGGAGGACGGCGACGGCAAGAAGAAGGACCCTGCCGGAGGTGGACAGGGTGCCGGTGGCCAGGGCGGTGCCGGCAACCCCTTCGCAGGTTTCGGGCTGCCCGGTGCCGGCGGCGCGGGCGGCGCGGACAATCCCTTCGCCGCCATGTTCGGTTCGCTCAACCCCAACGACCTGGGGGCGGCCTTCCAGCAGCTGGGCCAGATGCTCAGCTACGAGGGCGGTCCCGTGAACTGGGACATGGCGAAGCAGATCGCCCGCCAGACGGTCGCGCAGGGCACACCCGACGGCACGAAGGACGCGAGCGTCGGCCCCGCCGAGCGGTCGGCGGTCGAGGAGGCGGTCCGGCTGGCCGACATCTGGCTCGACGGGGTGACCTCGCTGCCCTCCGGCGCGAACATGGCGGTGGCGTGGAGCCGCGCCGAGTGGGTCGAGGCGACGCTCCCGGCGTGGCAGCAGCTCGTCGACCCGGTGGCGGAGCGGGTGGGCACGGCCATGGGCGAGGTGCTGCCCGAGGAGATGCAGTCCGTGGCGGGCCCGCTGATCGGCATGATGCGCTCCATGGGCGGCGCCATGTTCGGCCAGCAGATCGGGCAGGCCGTGGGGGTGCTGGCCGGTGAGGTGGTCGGCTCGACGGACATCGGACTGCCGCTCGGCCCGGCCAACAGGGCCGCGCTGCTGCCGCTGAACATCGAGGCGTTCAGCAAGGACCTCGGTGTGCCGAAGGACGAGATCCGGCTGTATCTGGCGCTGCGCGAGGCCGCCCACCAGCGGCTCTTCGCCCATGTCCCGTGGCTGCGGTCGCACATGTTCGGCGCGGTCGAGGGGTACGCGCGCGGGATCAAGGTCGACACCTCGAAGCTGGAGGACGTGGTCGGCCAGTTCGACCCGTCGAACCCGGAAGGGCTTCAGGAGGCGCTCCAGCAGGGCATGTTCCAGCCGGAGGACACCCCGGAGCAGAAAGCGGCGCTGGCCCGGCTCGAAACGGCGCTCGCGCTGGTCGAGGGGTGGGTCGACGCGGTGGTGCACGAGGCCGCGAAGCAGCGGCTGACGGGCGCGGACGCGCTGCGCGAGACGCTGCGCAGGCGCCGGGCCTCCGGCGGTCCCGCCGAGCAGACCTTCGCCACCCTGATCGGGCTCCAGCTGCGTCCGCGCCGGCTGCGGGACGCCTCGCGGCTGTGGGCCTCGCTCACGGACGCGCGCGGGGTCGACGGCCGGGACCGGCTGTGGGAGCACCCGGACATGCTGCCGACGGCCTCGGACCTGGACGACCCGGACGGCTTCGTCCACCACGAGCAGGCGGACTTCTCGGAGCTGGACAAGATGCTCGGCGAGGCGGCCCGGGGCGAGCAGGGCGGCACGAAGGACACCCCGAAGACCGACCCGGCGCAGGATCCGAAGACCGACCCGAAGGACGACACCGACAAGTGA